The Arachis hypogaea cultivar Tifrunner chromosome 16, arahy.Tifrunner.gnm2.J5K5, whole genome shotgun sequence genome contains a region encoding:
- the LOC112758313 gene encoding protein PHR1-LIKE 1 has protein sequence MSSSSPVLPTPLDNKYMKPPDSFQLSPIREMTVNPSPLQSTSSNSNTRSTGHTFSSPGVVSFSSASQHERQHQPSSFVSQTLGEDSVSSELHSASFISQPQESDEISWGPDPFQDMLGFPENVSVQHDQVENGACYTNDDNVKQSDFGEWVDKLMSIDDSYDPNWSQLLGDDNESEPKPKPIQQQNVPSKEVKGLPSSPSTASQTKPRMRWTPELHEAFVEAVNQLGGSEKATPKGVLNLMKVKGLTIYHVKSHLQKYRTARYKPETPEGTSEKKLSSIEEMKSLDLKTSKGITEALRLQMELQKRLHEQLEIQRKLQIQIENQGKRLQMMFEQQREMGDSKFKDSSSSSLDEPSNSEAPKEQNEKLGSGSCITKAGPGESSWDESTKQEMADEAQVSVPPPTKRVKT, from the exons ATGTCTTCATCTTCTCCTGTTCTTCCAACACCACTGGATAACAAGTACATGAAACCCCCAGATTCGTTTCAGCTTTCGCCTATAAGAGAAATGACTGTGAATCCATCCCCCTTACAATCTACATCGTCGAATTCCAACACCAGAAGTACCGGACACACATTTTCGTCCCCTGGTGTTGTCTCTTTTTCTTCAGCTTCGCAGCATGAAAGGCAGCATCAACCTTCTTCCTTTGTTTCACAGACATTAGGTGAAGACAGTGTGTCTTCGGAGCTACATTCAGCATCATTCATTTCCCAGCCTCAAGAAAGCGACGAGATTTCCTGGGGACCGGATCCGTTCCAGGATATGCTTGGTTTCCCTGAAAATGTTTCTGTCCAGCATGATCAGGTGGAAAATGGTGCTTGTTATACAAACGATGACAATGTCAAACAATCTGATTTTGGGGAGTGGGTTGATAAGTTAATGTCAATTGATGATTCTTATGACCCAAATTGGAGTCAGCTCCTTGGTGATGATAATGAATCAGAACCAAAACCAAAG CCCATCCAGCAGCAGAATGTACCATCTAAAGAAGTTAAAGGTCTTCCTAGTTCTCCATCAACTGCATCACAAACGAAGCCTCGAATGCGTTGGACACCAGAACTTCACGAGGCCTTTGTGGAAGCGGTGAATCAGCTTGGTGGCAGCGAGA AGGCTACTCCCAAGGGGGTCTTGAACCTCATGAAAGTTAAGGGCCTTACGATCTACCATGTCAAAAGCCACCTACAG AAGTATAGAACGGCCAGGTACAAACCTGAGACCCCAGAAG GAACTTCTGAGAAAAAGCTAAGTTCAATTGAAGAAATGAAATCTCTAGACTTGAAAAC GAGTAAGGGGATTACCGAGGCATTGCGGTTGCAAATGGAACTCCAGAAGCGGCTTCACGAGCAACTTGAG ATCCAAAGGAAGTTGCAGATTCAAATAGAAAACCAAGGGAAGCGCCTCCAGATGATGTTCGAGCAGCAGAGAGAGATGGGAGATAGCAAGTTTAAggactcctcctcttcctccttggACGAGCCTTCCAATTCAGAAGCTCCAAaagagcaaaatgagaaattaggAAGTGGAAGTTGCATAACGAAAGCCGGGCCAGGAGAAAGCTCTTGGGACGAAAGCACGAAGCAGGAAATGGCAGATGAAGCTCAAGTTAGTGTCCCACCACCCACAAAACGGGTCAAGACTTAA
- the LOC112758315 gene encoding peroxisome biogenesis protein 12 produces MLFQVGGQGSRPTFFEMAAAQQLPASLRAALTYSLGVFALRRPFLHRLLDYEHESFALLMLILETHSLRTTDASFAESLYGLRRRPVNVALKIDASTVSPNSDNAAPNSGLQRRQKVLSVVFLVVLPYLKSKLHSIYNKEREARLQATLWGDDQNEGFDATLGFEESRRTLDSDANASIRERVRKRVQKIVGFCYPWLHATTEGLQFAYQLLYLLDATGYYSFALHALGIQVCRATGQEMMDTSSRISKIRSRERERLRGPQWLKTLQGALLSCMYTVLDYAQTGLIAAVFFFKMMEWWYQSAEERMSAPTVYPPPPPPPPPKVAKEGIPLPSDRTICPLCSQKRANPSVVTISGFVFCYACIFKYITQYKRCPVTLMPATVEQIRRLFHDV; encoded by the exons ATGCTGTTTCAGGTGGGGGGCCAAGGCAGCCGCCCCACGTTCTTCGAGATGGCGGCGGCCCAGCAGCTCCCCGCCAGCCTGCGCGCCGCCCTCACTTACTCTTTGGGAGTCTTCGCCCTCCGCCGCCCCTTCCTCCACCGCCTCCTCGACTACGAACATGAATCCTTCGCCCTCCTCATGCTCATCCTCGAAACTCACAGCTTGCGGACCACAGATGCTTCCTTTGCTGAATCTCTCTACGGTCTCCGAAGAAGACCCGTCAATGTTGCCCTCAAGATTGATGCTTCCACCGTTTCCCCTAATTCCGATAACGCTGCTCCCAATTCAGGTTTACAAAGGCGCCAGAAAGTTCTCTCTGTTGTTTTTCTG GTTGTGTTGCCCTATTTGAAGTCTAAGTTGCATTCAATCTACAACAAAGAAAGGGAAGCTAGGCTGCAGGCTACCCTCTGGGGTGATGATCAAAATGAAGGTTTTGATGCCACCCTCGGCTTCGAAGAGTCGAGGAGAACATTGGATTCTGATGCCAATGCATCTATTAGGGAGCGCGTCAGGAAGAGAGTTCAAAAGATTGTGGGGTTTTGCTACCCTTGGCTACATGCTACTACAGAGG GTTTGCAATTTGCTTACCAGCTATTATACCTTTTGGATGCCACTGGATACTACTCATTTGCATTGCATGCACTTGGGATACAAGTGTGCCGAGCTACAGGCCAAGAGATG ATGGATACCTCTTCAAGAATTTCAAAGATACGTAGCCGAGAACGTGAGAGACTTCGTGGCCCTCAATGGTTGAAG ACCTTGCAAGGAGCACTGCTCAGCTGTATGTACACTGTACTGGATTATGCGCAAACTGGTTTGATTGCAGCTGTGTTCTTCTTTAAA ATGATGGAATGGTGGTATCAGTCAGCCGAGGAGAGAATGTCAGCCCCGACAGTATATCCTCcaccccctcctcctcctcctccaaag GTAGCGAAAGAGGGAATCCCGCTGCCATCTGACAGAACAATTTGCCCCTTGTGCTCACAGAAGCGTGCAAATCCATCTGTAGTTACAATTTCGGGATTTGTCTTTTGCTATGCTTGCATATTTAAGTATATTACACAG TATAAGCGTTGCCCAGTTACGCTGATGCCTGCAACAGTTGAGCAGATAAGGAGACTATTTCATGATGTCTAA
- the LOC112758314 gene encoding uncharacterized protein, with amino-acid sequence MMRCFLPTCFGSCKRSKRSNPTATQSLHSKIELQYELLNRSAEAAHAATPTKDEEERLGRRGEKKDEHQGEGEQEFSESLFSLSIGSTKQISAAQNADTTEVNSPMQQQQQLLLGVGEEDSEALGSSAPTVREKVQGNSSKPAGFSSSDKEADIAKPAEQQNCIAKEKVNPEEINSSAREEGGDVNGIQEESSESLFSLSTDYRKPISSAEIAETEVNSLRQDKKEETQERVHDISSVLNPIENVDTQGRVAKSTLLKSLKNNDKENINNSAVEDIAISLSPEPNMKLSKRKARQKANDNKLEIGVDTSLSSWLVEPEGTPVSVNNSSVGEQTPKGGRGSSWSNEDRPILGALTIEEIRMHSLSRSSRRTRSKSPDETPIIGTVGSYWTHTGQDMESSLNNSGRKDAKLKSSTSTCKTRLERAFEESVCEV; translated from the exons ATGATGAGGTGCTTTCTACCTACTTGTTTTGGTTCTTGCAAACGCTCTAAACGCTCCAATCCAACTGCTACACAGTCCCTTCATTCCAA AATCGAATTGCAATATGAATTATTGAATCGAAGTGCTGAAGCAGCTCATGCGGCCACACCTACCAAGGATGAAGAAGAGAGACTTGGAAGAAGAGGTGAGAAAAAAGATGAACACCAAGGAGAAGGAGAACAAGAGTTTTCGGAGTCGCTGTTTTCTCTCTCCATTGGCTCCACTAAACAGATTTCTGCTGCTCAAAATGCCGACACTACTGAAGTTAACAGTCCAatgcagcagcagcaacaacttCTTCTTGGAGTTGGAGAGGAGGATTCTGAAGCATTAGGATCAAGCGCACCAACTGTTCGGGAAAAGGTTCAAGGGAACTCGTCCAAGCCGGCTGGATTCTCTTCATCCGACAAGGAAGCAGACATAGCAAAACCTGCTGAGCAACAAAATTGCATTgccaaagagaaggtgaatcctgAAGAAATAAATTCTTCTGCCAGAGAAGAAGGTGGTGATGTCAATGGAATTCAAGAAGAGTCTTCAGAGTCGTTGTTTTCGCTGTCGACTGATTATAGGAAACCAATTTCATCGGCTGAAATAGCGGAGACCGAAGTTAATAGCCTGAGGCAGGACAAGAAAGAAGAAACTCAAGAAAGGGTTCATGATATTTCCTCTGTGTTGAATCCAATTGAGAATGTTGATACACAAGGGAGGGTGGCCAAATCCACATTGCTTAAGTCACTGAAGAACAATGATAAAGAAAACATCAACAATTCAGCAGTGGAGGACATAGCAATATCCCTCAGTCCAGAGCCAAATATGAAGCTCTCAAAACGCAAGGCAAGGCAGAAGGCGAATGATAACAAGCTAGAGATTGGCGTTGACACCAGCCTATCCAGCTGGTTGGTTGAACCGGAAGGCACGCCTGTTTCGGTGAACAACAGTTCAGTGGGAGAACAGACACCAAAGGGAGGTAGAGGATCCTCATGGAGTAATGAGGATAGACCAATTCTAGGAGCATTGACAATTGAAGAGATCAGGATGCATTCCCTATCAAGATCTTCAAGAAGGACTAGAAGCAAGAGCCCCGACGAGACCCCCATCATAGGTACTGTCGGCAGCTACTGGACTCATACTGGTCAGGACATGGAGTCAAGCTTGAACAACAGTGGAAGAAAG GATGCAAAACTGAAATCAAGTACTTCAACATGTAAGACAAGACTAGAAAGAGCGTTCGAAGAAAGTGTTTGTGAAGTTTGA